In a genomic window of Nocardia fluminea:
- a CDS encoding MarR family winged helix-turn-helix transcriptional regulator — protein sequence MSQADARAQYERIHEGMRAYGASYRELARRFATWLGLHSTDAEALIEILTAEERGSTLSPARLSERIALSNSATTALLNRLEQAGHIVRSREHDDRRVITLRSTPRIHTFANDFFGPLGTKVEDTVMGKYSPEELRRFESFLADVHATMTAHLAEPAPSRPLLP from the coding sequence ATGAGCCAGGCGGACGCGCGCGCCCAGTACGAACGGATCCACGAAGGCATGCGGGCCTACGGTGCGAGCTACCGGGAACTCGCGCGCCGATTCGCGACCTGGCTCGGGCTGCACTCGACCGATGCCGAGGCGCTGATCGAGATCCTCACCGCGGAGGAACGCGGAAGCACGCTGTCACCGGCGCGGCTCAGCGAACGGATCGCGTTGTCCAACAGCGCCACCACCGCGCTGCTGAACCGGCTGGAGCAGGCCGGTCATATCGTGCGCAGCAGAGAACACGACGACCGCCGCGTCATCACGCTGCGCAGCACACCCCGCATCCACACTTTCGCCAACGATTTCTTCGGCCCACTCGGCACGAAGGTGGAGGACACGGTGATGGGGAAATACTCCCCCGAGGAGCTACGCCGATTCGAGAGCTTCCTGGCCGACGTGCACGCCACGATGACCGCTCACCTGGCCGAGCCCGCACCATCGCGACCGTTGCTGCCGTAG
- a CDS encoding DoxX family protein — MTDKSNDTPKAEGSAPAGQGPSAAGRPVTSPFDSPTTQMRKPDPKDIPRTDEDLGLDPGDEVPGASTAHTGRGGTDEEYGYATIPPASAASAGTVRLQRRNREARRGTLDLGLFVLRLVVGYTFIYHGLQKLTGWFHGPGLDGTKTMMESGGWDYPSLSTALVIAGELGGGILLVLGLATPLAAGAVLATILNAWMWKQGMVPGFQYNAGTPTGVELDSVLAGSALAIILTGPGRWSFDRTRGWATRPAYGSFVVVVLAIAAAILTYWFLHGGNPLKGIGPF; from the coding sequence GTGACCGACAAGTCGAATGACACTCCGAAGGCCGAAGGTTCGGCACCGGCCGGGCAGGGCCCATCGGCGGCTGGTCGCCCGGTGACCAGCCCGTTCGATTCGCCGACGACGCAGATGCGTAAGCCGGATCCGAAGGACATCCCACGCACCGACGAGGATCTCGGTCTCGACCCCGGTGACGAGGTTCCCGGTGCGAGCACCGCGCACACCGGTCGTGGCGGCACCGACGAAGAGTACGGGTACGCGACGATCCCGCCCGCGTCCGCCGCCTCGGCGGGCACCGTGCGCTTGCAGCGCCGCAACCGCGAGGCCCGCCGCGGCACCCTGGACCTCGGCCTGTTCGTGCTGCGCCTGGTCGTCGGCTACACCTTCATCTACCACGGTCTGCAGAAGCTGACCGGCTGGTTCCACGGACCCGGTCTGGACGGTACCAAGACGATGATGGAAAGCGGCGGCTGGGACTACCCGTCGCTGTCGACCGCGCTGGTGATCGCCGGTGAACTCGGCGGCGGCATCCTGCTGGTGCTCGGCCTGGCCACCCCGCTCGCCGCGGGTGCCGTGCTGGCCACGATCCTGAACGCGTGGATGTGGAAGCAGGGCATGGTCCCCGGCTTCCAGTACAACGCGGGCACTCCCACCGGCGTCGAACTCGACTCCGTCCTGGCGGGTTCGGCCCTGGCGATCATCCTCACCGGTCCCGGCCGCTGGTCCTTCGACCGCACTAGAGGCTGGGCCACTCGCCCGGCTTACGGTTCCTTCGTGGTGGTCGTGCTGGCCATTGCCGCCGCCATCCTCACCTACTGGTTCCTGCACGGCGGCAACCCCCTGAAGGGCATCGGCCCCTTCTGA